The genomic region tagctttgcgcgaaattcaaaacgaaccaaacgaGAGTAGATTTTAAGGAATGGTTTTTGATATTAGGTATATCAGCGAACGTAGCCTACAGAAAGGTGTGTCGaagaaataaatcatatttttaatcgTTAGACGGACTGAACTTTGCATCATTTTTACTAAACCATTATACCGGTATGTGAGGTGCTATTCTTAAAACATAGTGGCAAAACCAACAGAGTGGTTCTGTATTTGTGGTCACGTTACGTAAGCTATCTGCTAACACACCTTATTTGAATCACTGATcagaggaaagacagttagtcaagAGTGTTCTGCTAGCTCGCCTCATAGTGTACCCACAGCTATTTGAAACTATTTGGTGATATCACACGGATTCGAACCTGGCTCACCAGCTATGTATTCGGAGATCCACCACAAACTAACAACGCTGTTTTATTGAATACACACAGTGTAAAGAAAACGATAGGCTTAGAGTTTTTTATTGATCGTGAACTGAGATAAAGATTGTGATTTAATGTTAAGTTTTGGAAAATCAATTCTTTACAATAATAGCTGTGATAATCTAGTATTTCTTTTAACGCTAGTCGAGTAGTGAAAGGATGTGCGCCAAGGTACAGGTATAGACGGCGCTACTGTATAGTATCAACTCCTGACACAGAGGTGATGTATGTCAGACTTGCAAGACCGGTTTTGGAATGAAATAAACCAACCTGAGTAAAAGGTGATTAGGACTAGGGTGGATAACCGTGGTTGTGACACGTCAGTTGTTTCATCCTTCCTTTGTTCTGTGGAAGAAGCATAGTTAGACTGGTGTTTGTAACGATTGTGTAACAGTGTGTTGGTGTATAAAATGGGtaagtaatatttgttaaatatatgtttttactgCAAGAGGCCAACTTAGTTTGAAACTTAAAATGTTGCTGTAACCTGACtgttgaaaagttatttttcctTAATTGTATTTCGtgaatgtttcttttcatttcacGAAACGTAAGCAAAATAAACGATACCTTTTTACGACAAGGTAAAAAATCAACAGTTTAGATTTTTAAATAGTATTGTTAAACGTTACTTTGGAATAATTtgctaaacaaaaacaaattgtatatAGAAGTCATTTTTACTTATTCCTGGTATGTAGTAATTCAGACAACaaagaattataaattaaatttaaaaataacacctATATCTTCTCTGTAAAGTTTTAGGAATTACACATAATAACCGAACTAAAACAAAAGATTTAACTCGTTCCTAATGTTTATAAATCACGTGTTTCAGCTGTTGATAAATTGCCCTTGCAATTTGCGAGGTTTTACACTAGATAGCAGCACTATAGTTTATCTtgtctttttcttaattttgtttaatttagcacaaagctacaaaatggactggctatctgtgttctgcccatcacgggtatcgaaactcggtttttagccaTGTGAGTCtgcacacataccgctgtgccactaggggcttTCTTCTTAATACTATGTGAAAGttcttcaaaatatttccaaACGCCATAAAGAATTTAAACTGAGTTTCCAAGTGATTTCCCTTAACTAGGGTTAATAGCCTTCATTGTTGTTCTAATATAAATAAAGGTTATAACGTTTTGTTATGACAGGTAATAACTACATTTAATATTCCTCTTGTTGGTATTTCCAGGTGGAAATGCTGTTATTATTGGAGCAATTCTGGTGGTGGTAAGTATACTGTATATGTATTGTTGGAACAATTCTGGCAATGGTAAGTATACTGTATATGCATTGTTGGAACAATTCTGGCGATGGTAAGTATATGTATTATTAGAACAATTCTGGCGGTGGTAAGAATACTGTATATGTATTATTGGAATAATTCTGGTGATGGTAAGTATactatatatgtattgtttgaaCAATTCTGGCGATGGTAAGTGTACTGTATATGTATTATTGGAACAATTCTGGCGATTGTAAGTATACTGTATACGTATTATTGGAACAATTCTGGCATTTGTAAGTATACTGTATACGTATTATTGGAACAATTCTGGCATTTGTAAGTATACTGTATACGTATTATTGAAACTATTCTGGCGATGGTAAGTAtactatatatgtatttttgaaCAATTCTGGCGATGGTAAGTATACTGTATATGTATTATTGGAACTATTCTGGCGATGGAAAGTGTGCCGTTTTTCACGTATATATATTGCCAGTTTTTCATAAATACCTACATCACGTAAGCCATAAATTAGATgcagttttagaaatatttatgaaaataaagaaaattggtAGGTAACGATAATTATACGTACATACATTTTTTgtgtaacaatgaaatgtttaatgcATTGTTGTGTTGACAGGTGTAATAATGAAATGTTGTCCAGTGCATTGTTGTTGACATGTGTAACAATGAAATGTTGTCCAGTGCATTGTCGTGTTGACATGTGTAACAATGAAATGTTGTCCAGTGCATTGTTGTGTTGACATGTGTAACAATGAAATGTTGACAAGTGCATTGTTGTGTTGACATGTGTAACAATGAAATGTTGTCCAGTGCATTGTCGTGTTGACATGTGTAACAATGAAATGTTGTCCAGTGCATTGTTGTGTTGACAGGTGTAACAATGAAATGTTGTCTAGTGCATTGTTGTGTTGACATGTGTAACAATGAAATGTTGTCCAGTGCATTGTTGTTTTGACATGTGTAACAATGAAATCTTGTCTAGTGCATTGTCGTGTTGACATgtgtaacaatgaaatgtttagtGCATTGTGTTGACATGTGTAACAATGAAATGCTGACTAGTGCATTGTCGTGTTGACATGTGTAACAATGAAATGTTGTCCAGTGCATTGTCGTGTTGACATGTGTAACAATGAAATGTTGTCCAGTGCATTGTTGTGTTGACATGTGTAACAATGAAATGTTGTCCAGTGCATTGTTGTGTTGACATGTGTAACAATGAAATGTTGACTAGTGCATTGTCGTGTTGACATGTGTAACAATGAAATGTTGTCCAGTGCATTGTCGTGTTGACATGTGTAACAATGAAATGTTGTCCAGTGCATTGTCGTGTTGACATGTGTAACAATGAAATGTTGTCCAGTGCATTGTCGTGTTGACATGTGTAACAATGAAATGTTGACTAGTGCATTGTCGTGTTGACATGTGTAACAATGAAATGTTGACTAGTGCATTGTTTTGTTGACATTAAAATATCAGTCGGAAGGTGACCAACCATCACAAGCCCTGTGTTGAACATAGTAGCTCCTGAAAAGGAAATTGCATACTTATAAACGTTGAGAAATCAACATGTTAGGCACTCGTATGTGGCAGTCTGACTTTGTTTCATTCACTCATTGTTACATGCAAGACAATGAAGGAGGTTCGTGAAACTGGTACTGTTGTCAATGGAAGTGGTAGTTCTTAGTCATAATTTATCATAGTGATAGGCTATGATCTCGGTTATCATGAGACAAAGTGTTAACATTTTGATACACACCAGCCAAACATAGTCTCAGCAGctacaacaaaacaaagactGAAATGagaaacctgaaaaaaaaaaaaacgttttacagACCAGTCTTGGAGCTGTTTGAAAATTATAGACAACATTTGTTCGAAAGCGTGTGGGAAAATGATACATTTCACTAAACAAGTTTTCAAACATGAGTTTTATATTGACTTCCAAGACGGCAAAAACAGTGACATTCTAACTACACCGACCATACCTATAGTGTTAAATGTAAGGAGTTTCTTAGTAATATCAGTGACATTCTAACAACACTTTCCATCCCTATAGTGTTAAATGTAAGGAGTTTCTTAGTAATATCAGTGACATTCTAACTACACCGACCATCCCTATAGTGTTAAATGTAAGGAGTTTCTTAGTAATATCAGTGACATTCTAATTACACTGACCACCCCAACAATCTTGGAATGATTCGGGTACATGTGCGTTCCACGTTGGTTTTTAATGGCACTTACAAAAATATAGGTAATATAAAGGTAAAAAAGGtcttatatattaaagtattataatcCTGACTAAAAGGATTTCAAGTGATGATTTACTGATGTCTCTTACGAAGTAGTCACAGTTGTTTATTCACATTATTTATTGTATGCCATAGATTCTCATGTTCCTATTAATATTTCTGATTTGTAACCAGGCATTCTGTTGCATAAATAGAAATATGGCCAATACAATCTGTATTACAAGATTATAAAATACAGACAGtggttttactgtataaaaatgAAAGTCATCTGTGTGTGATGAGGTTATAATTcacaaactaaaattaatatacaaaagtgTACTGAAACCGACAATCAActacataatgttattatttcaggTACTTGCAGTAACATGCGCAGATATGATGCGCAAGAGCATAGTTTTTGACAGCAAGACTCCCAAGGTGTTCTACTGTCCTCAAGATAAACCGACAGGTATGGAAAAGATGTACGTGAAGGCCAAACCGATAGAGAAACTGTGTGAATATGGAGGAAAGAAACTTCCCAAAAATTACCTTTCCGACTGTTATAACGATGTGGACGAAACAGAATACGCATGCGCTGAAAAGCGCCGGATTTTGGTAAGCAATGTCAGTGGAAGAGCCTTTGGGATAATCAGACGTAAAGATTGGTAACTTTAAGATGGCTGATTAATTACTGAGGCCAGCGCATGTGGACTGTTAGATAACCAGTACAATGTTAAAAACATCCGCATTCATTTGTGGAAGTAACCAGTTTGTTGACACTTTAAGTACTGTACCTAATgaatccagtaaagtatgttgacagTGTACATACTGTACTTAATGAATCCAGTGAAGTATGTTGACAGTGTACATACTGTACCTAACCaatccagtaaagtatgttgacagTGTACATACTGTACTTAATGAATCCAGTGAAGTATGTTGACAGTGTACATACTGTACCTAATGAAACCAGTAAAGTATGTTGGCACTGTAAATAGTGTACTTAATgaatccagtaaagtatgttgacagtgtacatactgtacctaatgaatccagtaaagtatgttgacagtgtacatactgtacctaaccaatccagtaaagtatgttgacacTGTACATACTGTACCTAATGAATCCAGTATTGTATGTTGACACTGTACATACTGTACTTAATgaatccagtaaagtatgttgacagtgtacatactgtacctaatgaatccagtaaagtatgttgacactgtacatactgtacctaatgaatccagtaaagtatgttgacagTGTACATACTGTACTTAACCaatccagtaaagtatgttgacaTTGTACATACTGTACTTAATgaatccagtaaagtatgttgacaTTGTACATACTGTACTTAATgaatccagtaaagtatgttgacactgtacctaatgaatccagtaaagtatgttgacagtgtacatactgtacctaaccaatccagtaaagtatgttgacagtgtacatactgtacctaacaaatccagtaaagtatgttgacaTTGTACATACTGTACTTAATgaatccagtaaagtatgttgacagtgtacatactgtacctaatgaatccagtaaagtatgttgacacTGTAAATACTGTACTTAACCaatccagtaaagtatgttgacaTTGTACATACTGTACCTAACAAATCCAGTAAAGTTTATTGACACTGTAAATACTGTACCTAATGAATCCAGTAATGTATGTTGACACTGTAAATACTGTACCTAATGAATCCAGTAATGTATGTTGACACTGTAAATACTGTACCTAATGAATCCAGTAATGTATGTTGACACTGTACATACTGTACCTAACCaatccagtaaagtatgttgacacTGTACATACTGTACCTAACCAATCCAGTAAAGTGTGTTGACAGTGTACATACTGTACCTAACCaatccagtaaagtatgttgacagtgtacatactgtacctaaccaatccagtaaagtatgttgacacTGTAAATACTGTACCTAATgaatccagtaaagtatgttgacagTGTACATACTGTACTTAATgaatccagtaaagtatgttgacactgtacatactgtacctaatgaatccagtaaagtatgttgacagTGTACATACTGTACTTAATgaatccagtaaagtatgttgacactgtacatactgtacctaatgaatccagtaaagtatgttgacagtgtacatactgtacctaaccaatccagtaaagtatgttgacagTGTACATACTGTACTTAATgaatccagtaaagtatgttgacactgtacatactgtacctaatgaatccagtaaagtatgttgacagTGTACATACTGTACTTAATgaatccagtaaagtatgttgacacCATACATACTGTACCTAATgaatccagtaaagtatgttgacactgtacatactgtacctaaccaatccagtaaagtatgttgacagtgtacatactgtacctaaccaatccagtaaagtatgttgacagtgtacatactgtacctaaccaatccagtaaagtatgttgacagCGTACATACTGTACCTAACAAATCCAGTAAAGTTTATTGACACTGTAAATACTGTACCTAATGAATCCAGTAATGTATGTTGACACTGTAAATACTGTACCTAATGAATCCAGTAATGTATGTTGACACTGTACATACTGTACCTAATgaatccagtaaagtatgttgacactgtacatactgtacctaatgaatccagtaaagtatgttgacagTGTACATACTGTACTTAATgaatccagtaaagtatgttgacagtgtacatactgtacctaatgaatccagtaaagtatgttgacacTGTAAATACTGTACCTAACAAATCCAGTAATGTATGTTGACACTGTACATACTGTACCTAACAAATCCAGTAATGTATGTTGACACTGTACATACTGTACCTAATgaatccagtaaagtatgttgacactgtacatactgtacctaatgaatccagtaaagtatgttgacacTGTAAATACTGTACCTGACAAATCCAGTAATGTATGTTGACACTGTAAATACTGTACCAAATgaatccagtaaagtatgttgacactgtacatactgtacctaatgaatccagtaaagtatgttgacacTGTAAATACTGTACCTAATgaatccagtaaagtatgttgacacTGTAAATACTGTACTGTAATGTAGCAACTATTTAGCaactctgtaaaaaaaaaatgtactttatttgaCCAACATTTAGTTACACTTTATCTTTCTACTAGTTTCATTTTTGTGTTGAAAGAACAAGTAATTTGAGTATACAGCAGTGATAAGGTGTTTGATAAGGTTCTGTTCACAAGTCACTAAAATCCGAGTGTTTTATATCTGAAAGAATatactatttaatttaataatatcaagaaataaaacaaaattgaacgATTTTTTAAGCCGACTTATTTTCTATAGAGACATCTAACTCTAGAGAAAAATTTAACGGTTATACTTTCAAATATCATTGGTTTGACTTTGACTCTTTTTATTTCCAGAAACGTATGAAAACTTCAAATGAAACAGAAGCGATTCTTTCTACAACTGCGTCTCCATCTGTTGGGTTAGTCGAGAATCAGTGAGATATGGAGCAAACGGAAACGTTTCATATATTTATCTGTACCTGGAGCTTACCCTATTTATGTAAACATATCCATTAACAAGGATTTGATTGCCACGATAGGACAAAGGTTTTGAGCACAATATTTGTTAAGACTTTAGCGGTGAAGGGCGAAATTTGGGCTGCTTGGCATTATGAACATTTGATATTAAGGTGTCGGGAAAATTTCActaaacttgttaacaaagaTATATGGGATATCCCATAATCCCACAACTTCAGTGTAAAATGGTGATGGTTAGTGTGTGCTAATAAACGATATCGAGTTCATTTTAAACAATCAGTATTGAAGGGCGACTTTTGGtagaataattttgtaattacgtTTCATTGGTTCTGTGAATTGAGAAACCTTACAGCGGTAATAATAAAAGCTATCAATAGATGGCAGGAAAAACTGGTGTAATCGATGGAGTATATTTGATATTGGTTGGTTTCAAACAATTCTTACAACCTTTATGTTATTTGAAGTTTTCATTGTCCCGTTAGGACCCTATTAAAGTGTCTGACAGTCCGAAGTTTATGTGTTataccaaacaattattaaacCTGACAACAGTTGTCTTCCAATGAACCTgtcagaatatttttataaaaacagtatttcgTTTTATTCAATAGGAACTCCTGTATACACtttatgttttcataaaattatgtaagaTACAGAACAgtgataagaaataaaatcttcCGATAGGTTATGCACTTACAACGAAGCTGAACATTAATCAGTACAGCTGACTAAATACACTCTTTTTACGtgcatataaatattacaatgtatttaaatatcgtatcttttgatgttattttcattcttaatacCAATAATATATCATGAGGTTCGGACACATTCTTACGTTTAGGCTAGTCCTAAATAGAAATCCTAAGCTAATTATAGTAACAGTAGAATAAAAACGATAAAGATTTATTCACAATAACTGTAAACAAATCCTATAACAACAACCTGATAACTTGGTAggtattgtttgaaaaaaaacaaacagtaaaacttattttaatcctaatattactgtgttttaagATTAAGAAATTGTTTGATTGTCTGAGAAATTATGTGGTAAATCCATTTAGAAAACAACAATCATTCTGGATGTaggaaaacttaatttttattattatagtctctttgtttctttttttacaaaatggACTGGGAGGCCTACATTTCATCAGACTTGTTCATTACGTGAAACCCGTGTTGTTTTATTAGACTTGTTCATTACGTGAAACTCGTGTTTTATTAGACTTGTTCATAACGTGAAACTCGTGTTTTATTAGACTTGTTCATAACGTGAAACCCGTGTTGTTTTATTAGACTTGTTCATTACGTGAAACCCGTGTTTTATTACTTGTTCATTTCGTGAAACCCGtgttgttttattacacttattCATTACGTAAAACATGTTCTTTAATCAAACTTACATGAAACCCATGTTGTGTAATGGAgctaaatatttactaatttgaacagttaaaacctgTATAATAATTTAGTAGTAAACCTTTGAGGTGATCAGTTAGTACATGAaacagataaattattatttcacagaTTTTGTATTCGTACTGAAGTTTATCAAATGAAGATGGTATTGAAGCGTCATCTCTTTCAGTCAATTAAGAACAGTAGTAACAACTGGAATGAACTTCATGATTTAAACGTttgtcgctacctctgtatacaTGCGTAGGAGGAAGTACGTCACCGGAAATATAAGACTTGTAGGATATTCGAGAGCGTTGTTGTTTTTACAGCCACAAATTCCTGAGTTGTTACTATTGCGTTTGATGGACGAGAACGTATGTGTGTGGGGGTGCGCTTGTTGTCTAAAGTAGACTGGCTCACCTGTGTTCACGGATGGGAGATctaatatagttatttttatttattgtcataaCTTTTTAGCAGATATATTTAGAAAACTGGTGGCATGAAAATTCTCAGTTTTATCTGGAGAAATCAGTAAACAATAAAAgacttaattttatataaaaaataattacattaaaataatagaatCTTAAATATACAGATGACGTCTGGTTGCTAcgggaaatgtataataataagttcGTTGAAACCggcatattaaaactttatatattagaATTGTGAATATGAGGATACGATATTACGAATACAATAAGTTCCAGAAAATTTGTGTTTCTTAATATATGTCTTCTTAACATAGTTTTGTAATGTAATCAATGAACCTAGAAGGGCCCCGGATCATAATCTGTCGGCGAACATACTGATCGTTTTAACCGTGATagatttataatgtgacgatctaactattcgttggtaaagagaagctTTAGAATTGATGATGTTAACTAACTCCcttctatcacttcaaaagtaggcCTTACAATATCAGAGTTGTTTATTTGAGAGTGTTTGAACTTTCTACtaagatttgtttggtttgaatttcgcgcaaagctactcgagggctagctgcccgtaattttgcagtgtaagactagagagaagacagctagtcatcaccacccaccgccaactcttgggctactattttgccaacgaatagtgggattgaccgaacattataacgccctcacggctgaaagggcgagcatgtttggtacgacggggatttgaacccacgaccatcggataacgaatcgagtgccctaaccacctggccatgccgggccttctaccAAGGTCGCCAGCTGATTAAGTGAACAAATTCTAGAAGTATTATACAATAACGTAATTGGACGAcgtgtattttgttttagtttctacAGATGGAGCTGTCTGGTGAACATAagtaaaagagtctttgatagtAACAAACAAGTTAAAACCGTTTGGATTACctaataatattctaatatagTTAATTAAAATTCGAATtatgactttaaaatattatgtaaaaatgtgtgtttgtaaatatatttacacgtgaagataaaatagttttattacaaacCAGTGATCATTTACTGTCACGTTTTAAATATGACAGTAATACAGAATTATCATACAGatatatattgtatgtataaGAAAGTATTGTCTGATGTCTCGTACAACCCTGGTACATAGGGGTAGGTTGTTTATCAAAACAGTATTGCAAATATCACCTCATAGGTCATAAGAACTTTACACCactattaatagtaatatttatgtAACGACTgagtttttataatgtttgtcaGAAGAAAGATGAACGTTCAACATAAATAGACTTGTTCTGATAGGGTACTATACATCAGTGTATGGGGTGCAGAAGTTGAGGCATCAAAACTGACACGATCTAGAAGATATCTGTGTTTACTGGGCCAGCCACCTGTGGTTAAACATTATTGAGTTTAAACATATTTGTGGTTAAGGGAAAATGTCAATACGTGAGGCTTAATTCACTTATTTACTTTGATCTTCCAAATAGCGTTGATTAGTTTTGATTTCAGCTAAGCTAGTTGAATGGTTGGTTAGCTGTGGCTTCAGCTATACCAGTCTGAATGGTTGATTAGCTGTTGTACTACTTTGCTACAGCGAAAGAAACGAAGAAAAAGAAGGTATTAGGCCTCCATGCCATCTTTTCTTCACCGAAATTCacgaataaataaagaaacagttctTAAAGTTGATAAAACATTACTgggtttattacaaaaaatatacaataccTCACagattaatgtgtgtttttaaagttatgacaacaactgtacaacaccTCGCAggttaatgtgtgtttttaaagttatgaaaacaaGTATTCAACACTTCAGAggttaatgtgttgtttttaaagttatgacaATAAGTGTATAACACCACAAAGGTTAATAtgtgtttttaaagt from Tachypleus tridentatus isolate NWPU-2018 chromosome 1, ASM421037v1, whole genome shotgun sequence harbors:
- the LOC143231139 gene encoding uncharacterized protein LOC143231139 encodes the protein MGGNAVIIGAILVVVLAVTCADMMRKSIVFDSKTPKVFYCPQDKPTGMEKMYVKAKPIEKLCEYGGKKLPKNYLSDCYNDVDETEYACAEKRRILKRMKTSNETEAILSTTASPSVGLVENQ